The Humulus lupulus chromosome 3, drHumLupu1.1, whole genome shotgun sequence genome window below encodes:
- the LOC133825526 gene encoding uncharacterized protein LOC133825526: MHSGFTLVNFRDEATRDLILEMGVIHFDKKPVVLRPWTPDMDSMRMVKSVPVWIRLNGLGLQYWGTNCLSAMVSIIGRPVMVDKVTQSRSMVKYARILVDMEITDHPPKTISFINERDQITEQLVEYEWLPSKCAACSNLGHVMANCNKNTGLSWRKKPTTEKGASTDKNIINAEEEIQQPSEHVSPDPRACNASNIGKEERASSSLEQNVSKGSSDVQDNSIVTQQAGKGNSEVAGSWITPKRRGARQGVANAHKSDLAQGKAISGNGYAVLQDSGIGHLVTNSIPIK; this comes from the coding sequence ATGCATTCAGGTTTTACCCTTGTTAATTTCAGGGATGAAGCTACACGGGATCTGATTTTGGAAATGGGAGTTATACATTTTGATAAAAAACCGGTGGTTCTTCGTCCTTGGACACCGGATATGGACTCTATGAGAATGGTCAAGTCGGTACCGGTTTGGATTAGGCTGAATGGTTTGGGTTTACAATACTGGGGAACCAATTGTCTCAGTGCTATGGTGAGCATAATCGGGAGGCCGGTTATGGTGGATAAAGTGACGCAAAGTAGATCGATGGTGAAATATGCGAGGATATTGGTGGATATGGAGATTACTGATCATCCTCCGAAaactatttcttttattaatgaaaGGGATCAAATAACTGAACAATTGGTGGAGTATGAATGGCTTCCCTCTAAGTGTGCTGCATGCTCGAATTTAGGACATGTTATGGCTAATTGTAACAAGAATACTGGTTTGAGTTGGAGGAAGAAACCTACTACTGAGAAAGGTGCTAGTACAGACAAGAACATAATCAATGCAGAGGAGGAGATTCAACAACCCTCTGAGCATGTTAGTCCTGATCCCAGAGCGTGTAATGCTTCTAATATTGGAAAGGAAGAGAGGGCCAGTAGTTCTCTAGAGCAAAATGTTTCAAAGGGTAGTAGTGATGTTCAGGATAACTCAATAGTTACTCAGCAAGCTGGAAAAGGGAATTCTGAGGTTGCAGGAAGCTGGATTACTCCCAAAAGGAGAGGTGCTAGACAAGGGGTGGCAAATGCTCACAAGTCTGATTTAGCTCAAGGCAAGGCTATTTCGGGCAATGGATATGCTGTGCTACAAGATTCAGGGATTGGTCATTTGGTTACTAATTCTATCCCAATTAAGTGA